GCATAGTAAGCGCGCTGGTCGGCTAACAGGAAGGCTGCGATATATTTGGAACACAGCAGGGAGATCGTCGTCAGCGTGATGCCGAGGGTGCCGGTGATGAGCAGGGAGACGACGAGGATCCGTTTCGTCTTCGCATGGTCTCCGCGCACTTCGGCTTCGGCTACAAGCTTCGAGATCGCCACGGGCAGCCCTAGCTCAGTCAACGTGATGATGAGCGGAATGAGGGGCTGCGCCATCATCAATAAGCCGATGCCTTCTGCGCCTAACAAGCGCGACAGGAAGATGAGGCTGATGAAACCCAGGATTCGCGTAACGAATGCTGAAGCGGATAATATGAAAGCGCCGTGTAAGAAAGATTGTTTACCCATCCGTGATCCTTCGCGTCCTCTCAAGAGAATGTGTTAAAGTGAATTTCCTTCCCTTCCTATCTCTATTCACTTGATCGTTGTTGTATGAGAACAAGCTGCGACAAGCATAGGAAATCAAATTCAAGTCAGTATGAAGTCCTGGAACAATGGCTATGCTAGTGATGGTTCGCCCGTCACTTTAAAAGAACGAAACATCAGCCATATATGCAATAAATGTAATTATAACAACACACTATTAAAGCGCTCTAAATCGAATTGTCAATAAATAGACAAATAAAAAACCTTAATGCATTTGACTTTTCAAATTAGAATTAGTATAAATAAATACAGAGCCAATTATAATAATTAATATAAATTAGGAGGAGAGAAAGTATGACGCAGCAATTGCAGCCAACGGTATCTAGACCATTAGTAGGCAGCAAAGTACTTCCTTTCAAAGCACAAGCATTCCAAAAGGACAAAGGTTTCATCGAAGTTACAGACCAAGATCTACTGGGCAAGTGGAGTGTAATCTGCTTCTATCCGGCAGACTTCACATTCGTGTGCCCGACAGAGCTTGAAGATCTGCAGGAGCATTATGCTGAGCTTAAGAAGCTTGGTGTCGAAGTGTACTCCGTATCCACGGACACTCACTTTGTACACAAAGCATGGCACGACGCTTCTGAAGCAATCAGCAAGGTAGAATACATCATGATCGGCGACCCGTCGCATACAATCTCCCGCAACTTCCAAGTGCTCGATGAAGAAACTGGACTTGCACAACGCGGCACCTTCATCATCGATCCGGACGGCGTGATCCAAGCAGTTGAGATCAACGCAGACGGTATCGGCCGTGACGCAAGCACACTGATCGGCAAGATCAAAGCAGCTCAATACGTACGTGAACATCCTGGCGAAGTATGCCCGGCTAAGTGGCAAGAAACTGGAGAAACCCTGAAGCCAAGCCTGGATCTTGTAGGTAAAATCTAAGGACACAACTAAGGAGCACTGATCACATCATGAAATTAGACGCGGACATTAGAGCACAACTTCAGCAGTACCTCCAGTTGATGGAAGGCGATGTTGTGATCAAGGTCAGCGCCGGTTCCGACGATGTGTCCAAAGACATGCTGGCTCTGCTGGATGAGCTGACCAGCATGTCTTCCCGCATCAAAGTCGAACAGGCGCAGCTGCCCCGCACGCCAAGCTTCAGCGTGAATCGTCCGGGCGAGGACACGGGTGTCGTGTTCGCCGGCGTTCCGCTGGGCCATGAGTTCACCTCGCTGGTACTGGCCCTCCTCCAAGTGAGCGGACGCCCGCCGAAGGCCGAGGAATCGGTGATCAAGCGGATCCGGGAGCTCGAAGGAGAGTACCACTTCGAAACTTACGTCAGCCTGTCCTGCAATAACTGCCCGGATGTCGTCCAAGCGCTCAACATGATGAGCGTTCTGAATCCGAGGATCACCCATACGATGATCGATGGGGCGGCGTTTAGAGACGAAGTGGAGAGCAAAGAGATCATGGCTGTACCGACGGTCTATCTGAACGGCGAGTTCTTCGAGAGCGGCCGCATGACTGTAGAGGATATTCTGAACAAGCTCGGAGCTTCCGTAAGTGCTGAAGAGTTCGCGAACAAAGACCCTTACGATGTACTCGTCGTCGGCGCCGGCCCGGCGGGTACGAGCGCAGCGATCTATGCGGCGCGCAAGGGGATCCGCACCGGTCTGATAGCAGAGCGCTTCGGCGGTCAAGTGAATGATACGCTGAGCATCGAGAACTTGATCAGCGTGAAGCACACGGAGGGTCCCAAGCTGGCAACGGCTCTGGAAGAGCATGCGAAGGAATATCCGATTGATATCATGAAGTCTGTGCGTGCAGCGAAGCTCGAGAAGAAGGATCTCATCGAGGTCACACTGGATAACGGAGCCGTTCTCAAGAGCAAGACCGTGGTGATCGCCACGGGAGCACGCTGGCGGAATCTCAATGTGCCGGGTGAACAGGAGTTCAAGAACAAGGGTGTGGCATACTGCCCGCACTGCGACGGCCCATTGTTCGCCGGCAAACAAGTCGCGGTCGTCGGCG
This sequence is a window from Insulibacter thermoxylanivorax. Protein-coding genes within it:
- the ahpC gene encoding alkyl hydroperoxide reductase subunit C, with the protein product MTQQLQPTVSRPLVGSKVLPFKAQAFQKDKGFIEVTDQDLLGKWSVICFYPADFTFVCPTELEDLQEHYAELKKLGVEVYSVSTDTHFVHKAWHDASEAISKVEYIMIGDPSHTISRNFQVLDEETGLAQRGTFIIDPDGVIQAVEINADGIGRDASTLIGKIKAAQYVREHPGEVCPAKWQETGETLKPSLDLVGKI
- the ahpF gene encoding alkyl hydroperoxide reductase subunit F, coding for MKLDADIRAQLQQYLQLMEGDVVIKVSAGSDDVSKDMLALLDELTSMSSRIKVEQAQLPRTPSFSVNRPGEDTGVVFAGVPLGHEFTSLVLALLQVSGRPPKAEESVIKRIRELEGEYHFETYVSLSCNNCPDVVQALNMMSVLNPRITHTMIDGAAFRDEVESKEIMAVPTVYLNGEFFESGRMTVEDILNKLGASVSAEEFANKDPYDVLVVGAGPAGTSAAIYAARKGIRTGLIAERFGGQVNDTLSIENLISVKHTEGPKLATALEEHAKEYPIDIMKSVRAAKLEKKDLIEVTLDNGAVLKSKTVVIATGARWRNLNVPGEQEFKNKGVAYCPHCDGPLFAGKQVAVVGGGNSGVEAAIDLAGVASHVTLFEFMPELKADQVLQDRLYSLPNVTVHKNAQVKEITGSSKMEGITYIDRETGEEHHLPMDGVFVQIGLVPNTEWLEGVLERNRMGEIIVDERGATSIPGVFAAGDCTNSPYKQIIISMGSGATAALSAFDHIIRN